One Streptococcus sp. DTU_2020_1001019_1_SI_AUS_MUR_006 DNA window includes the following coding sequences:
- a CDS encoding M protein trans-acting positive regulator PRD domain-containing protein has product MRELLSHKEQRQLKILEYLFENQEWIHIDTLADILDLNGRIIKSDIKEMREQLSCFDILSSTAGIRLTNEQNFGIERIYRHILQESVNFQVLKAFFLLEEPFTFEHLVETLDISLPSLRKKVAEINNILQSKYKFKLKVTPISIIGDERDIRFFFAQYFHEAYGFFKWPFPFSSEDVDEFVTFFVKVTGYPITYQNMFQLKTQIAVNLHRAKILPRPKGEIEFDSLRPIFSQLSNFQQELQSLGDRLGITLDFTTIDQIFSSYTQEGIFFTVEDFLEARKDNEKVDHSYHSARDVLDNLTRQFDVHFSNTDQLIWHLHNTAFLERQEINSESIISHNKSYALNKIKKFFPDFYEAASFEMMRYKSSLGQKEQLHAVLHLVYTLLTHATDLMEQLLKHQTKVRVLVLSEFDFAHPQALISLYQFYTSKNIHFETWDKATLNVNEIMEAGYDAIITNFDIEGLVHPKVMNVGRMANLQVVNELNTLSIGKLSK; this is encoded by the coding sequence ATGAGAGAACTATTATCTCACAAAGAACAGAGACAATTAAAAATTCTAGAATACTTATTTGAGAACCAAGAATGGATTCATATTGACACCTTGGCTGATATTCTAGATCTGAATGGACGCATCATCAAAAGCGATATCAAAGAAATGCGCGAGCAACTTTCTTGCTTTGATATTTTATCATCAACTGCTGGTATCCGACTAACGAACGAACAGAACTTTGGTATTGAGCGAATTTATAGACACATTTTGCAAGAGTCTGTTAATTTTCAGGTACTCAAAGCTTTCTTCCTATTAGAAGAACCATTTACTTTCGAGCACCTAGTTGAAACGCTTGATATTTCTCTTCCCTCACTTCGTAAGAAGGTTGCTGAAATCAATAATATTCTGCAGTCAAAATATAAATTCAAGCTCAAGGTGACCCCTATTTCAATTATTGGAGACGAAAGAGACATTCGCTTCTTTTTTGCCCAATATTTCCATGAAGCCTATGGTTTCTTCAAATGGCCATTTCCTTTCTCTTCTGAAGATGTGGATGAATTTGTGACTTTTTTTGTCAAGGTCACAGGCTATCCTATCACCTACCAAAATATGTTTCAGCTGAAGACACAAATTGCAGTCAATCTCCATCGAGCAAAGATTTTACCGAGACCTAAAGGGGAAATCGAGTTTGACTCTCTTCGCCCTATTTTTAGTCAACTTTCAAACTTCCAGCAGGAATTGCAATCTCTTGGTGATCGTCTTGGAATCACACTCGATTTTACAACCATTGACCAAATTTTCAGCTCCTATACTCAAGAGGGGATTTTCTTCACGGTCGAGGATTTCCTAGAGGCGCGGAAAGACAATGAGAAAGTCGATCACTCCTATCACTCAGCTCGAGATGTCCTCGACAATCTTACCCGACAGTTTGATGTCCACTTTTCAAATACCGATCAATTGATTTGGCACTTGCATAACACTGCATTTCTAGAGCGTCAAGAAATCAACTCAGAATCTATCATTTCTCATAACAAATCTTATGCACTGAATAAGATTAAAAAGTTCTTCCCAGATTTTTACGAAGCAGCTAGTTTTGAAATGATGCGCTATAAGTCTAGCTTGGGACAAAAGGAGCAACTTCACGCTGTACTCCATTTAGTCTATACTCTTTTAACCCACGCAACTGATCTAATGGAACAACTCCTAAAGCACCAAACCAAGGTTCGTGTTCTTGTTTTGAGTGAGTTTGACTTTGCCCATCCTCAGGCTTTGATTTCACTCTATCAATTTTACACCTCTAAAAACATTCACTTTGAAACATGGGATAAAGCGACACTCAATGTCAATGAAATCATGGAAGCGGGTTACGATGCCATCATTACAAACTTTGATATTGAAGGATTGGTTCATCCGAAAGTCATGAACGTAGGCCGTATGGCTAATCTACAAGTCGTCAATGAACTCAATACTCTTTCCATTGGTAAACTTTCAAAATAG